TGCGGTACTTGTGTCCCTCCAGCTGTTGCCCGTCGACGGAGTACGTGTAGGCCAGCTTGAGGCCGTGCGTGGTGCTCTTGTTGCTGCGGACCGATTCCACCTCGCTCGAGGTGATGGTGCCTTGCGCGGTGGGCCAGCTGGCGGACTGCACCTGGCGCCTCACGCTGGAGCCGACCCTGTAGTCGGCGAACCCGGTGATGGCCAACCACGGCAACACGAACACGAGCAGCACGACGGCGGAGCCCACGCGAGCAAACATGGCGTGAGTCTACTGGAATCATCCGGAATCAACGAGGCAGGGGCCGCCGGCCGCCCGGGCCTGGCGACGCCTGGCGGCGGATTCCGACCGCTGGAGGGGAGAGTCATCTCCGCCCTCGTGCGGAGGTGGCACCTTGTGAGGGCCTCACGTCGTGCCCATCGCCCGTCGAACCGGAGACCCACCATGCGAATCTCGACTCCCAGCACCTCGTACCGCGCCGCCATCGGCCTCGCGCTCTTCGCCGTGTCCTGCCTCGTCTGGTTGAGCCTCGGTGTCGGCATCATCGGCTCGGACGGTGCCCGGGTGAACCTGCTCTACGGCGGGGTGGTGCTCATCGGCGTGGCCGGGGCCTTCATCGCGCGGCTGCGCGCGGCCGGCATGGCGCGGACGCTGGTCGCGATGGCCGTCACGCAGGCGGTCATCGGCCTCGTCGCGGTGCTCGCGGGCTGGGGCTTGCCGTGGAGTCCTCCGGCCGAGGTGCTGGGGCTCACCGCGGGCTTCGTCTCGCTGTTCCTGGGGGCGGCCTGGTTGTTCCAGCGCGGCGCGGGTGGTCGCGCCGTGGCCTCGTGAGAACTCGGGCGGCTTCGTCAGCCCACCTGGAGCGGGACGCTGAACGTCGTGAGCAGGCGGACAATCTCCCCCAGGTCGGGCTGGGTGCCGAACTTCTGCCGGCAGCGGTCGATCAACCGGCGCTGGATGAGCGGAACCCAGGTGGGCCACTTCGTCTCGTCCGAGACCTCGTTGCCCATCATCAGTCGGCGCAAGAGGTTGCCGAACATCCGGATGTCGGCTTCGACCCGCGAGGCATTGCCATCGATGGTCTTCGCCTCTCCGAAGTCGATGAGCATGAAGCGCCCGGTGGTCGTGAGCATGACGTTCGCGGGCTTGATGTCCCCATGCACGTAGTTGCTCCGGTGCATGTATGACAGGGTCTCCAGCACCGCGAGCCCCACCTGGTAGATGCGCTCCGGCTTCATGGGGATTTCGCCCTTGAGGTCGTCACCGACGACGAAGTCCATGACCAGGAAGGCCTGGTGGCGGCCGCGCACCTTGGGGATGTTCGGGTGGTCCAGGGCGCGCATCACCCGCTCTTCGTGCTGGGCCTCGGCGACCGACTGGAGTTGCTTCACGATGACGATTTCACCGTCCTGGGTCCTGGCCTGCATCACCATGCCGAAGCCGCCCTGACCCTGGATTTTCACGAACGTGAGCCCGGGCGGCAGACCCAGGCTCGTCTTCGCGCTCACCTCCTGTGGAAGCGGCTCCGGCCGCGCGCCCGAGTCCTCCTGCTGGCGCGGGGCTTGATGCTCGGCGAAGAAGGCGCTCTTGCGGAGCTTGAGCGCCGTCACGCCGCTGAGCGTCTGGACCTTCGCGACGAGCTGGGAGAGGCCCACGTTCTCGGAGTCCTGGGTGAGCTCGGTGAGCGCCGCCTCCAGGAACTCCTCGCCGGCGGGGTAGCCGATGCGTGTCGCGATGAGCCCGGCGAGCGTGTGCACCGTGGATGCGCTGATGTCTCCGACCTGGAACATTCGACCTCCACGCGGATGGTTTCATGTGCCGCGTGAAAGCGTCAATCGAGGTGCTCCGCCCGGATTCGCGCGGGCGCGGACGCGTGGTGGATGGGGAGGACGTGTGGCGTCTGGAATTGTCGCGCCCTGGACGCAACCTCTCCCATGCCGTGAGGCGCGCCCGTCAGGGTGATGGTCACCTGGCGCGGCGTGCGGTGGGCTCCTCCTGGACGAGCGGCCCGAGCCTCGGGAGGTATCATGTCGCGCCTGTTCAGGAGCCTGTGCCGCCTCGGGTGGGCCATCATGGCGTGCGCCGTGTGCGCGTGTGGCGGGAAGTCGTCGCTCGCCTCGCCGTACTGGCTGCCGGCCTTCACCGCGCCGATGCATCCGTCAGCCTCGGCCACGGTGGGAGGCGAGCTCGCCGGACCGAGCTTCCGCGACCAGACGGTGCGCATGTTCGTGCGGCCCACGCTGGCCGGCCCCCGGCTGCGGCTGGTGTTGAGCAACCAGTACGGGACGCAGCCCCTGCAGGTCGCGGCGGTCCGCGTCGGGTTGAGAGTCCAGGGCGTCTCCATCGACCCCTCGACGGACCGGCAGGTCCGCTTCGCCGGCGCGGCGTCCGTGAGCATCCCTCCGGGGAGGACCGCCACCAGCGAGCCCGTGGAGCTCGCGGTCGATGGCCTGCGGGACGTGGCGGTGTCGCTCTATTTCCTCGAACGCTCGGGGGCCGTGTCCTGGCACCTGGAGGGCACGCGGAGCACCTACGTCTCGGCCCGTGGCGACCACACGGGGGCCGCGAGCTTCGTGCCCGCGCTCACCACGCGCAGCCTCTACTTCCTCGCCGCGCTGCACGTCGACGCCGCGGCGGATGCGTCCCTGGTCGTGGCGTTCGGTGACTCCATCACCGATGGCGTGGGGACCACGGTGGACCAGGAGCGCACCTGGCCGGCGCGCCTGTCGCAACGCCTGAGGGCGCGGGGCGGACGCGCCGTGGGCGTGCTCAACGCGGGGCTGT
This genomic stretch from Myxococcus fulvus harbors:
- a CDS encoding protein kinase domain-containing protein: MFQVGDISASTVHTLAGLIATRIGYPAGEEFLEAALTELTQDSENVGLSQLVAKVQTLSGVTALKLRKSAFFAEHQAPRQQEDSGARPEPLPQEVSAKTSLGLPPGLTFVKIQGQGGFGMVMQARTQDGEIVIVKQLQSVAEAQHEERVMRALDHPNIPKVRGRHQAFLVMDFVVGDDLKGEIPMKPERIYQVGLAVLETLSYMHRSNYVHGDIKPANVMLTTTGRFMLIDFGEAKTIDGNASRVEADIRMFGNLLRRLMMGNEVSDETKWPTWVPLIQRRLIDRCRQKFGTQPDLGEIVRLLTTFSVPLQVG
- a CDS encoding SGNH/GDSL hydrolase family protein, which produces MSRLFRSLCRLGWAIMACAVCACGGKSSLASPYWLPAFTAPMHPSASATVGGELAGPSFRDQTVRMFVRPTLAGPRLRLVLSNQYGTQPLQVAAVRVGLRVQGVSIDPSTDRQVRFAGAASVSIPPGRTATSEPVELAVDGLRDVAVSLYFLERSGAVSWHLEGTRSTYVSARGDHTGAASFVPALTTRSLYFLAALHVDAAADASLVVAFGDSITDGVGTTVDQERTWPARLSQRLRARGGRAVGVLNAGLSGNRLLDDGYGPNGLRRFERDVLAQRGVKAVILLEGINDIGRPGAASGAARITQAYEQLIQRARARGLKVYCGTLTPMKGHSYFTAANEATREAVNQWIRTAGRFDAVIDFEAVLKDSADPDAMRAALSVDGLHPNDAGHALMAEAVDLRLFE